The Fusarium fujikuroi IMI 58289 draft genome, chromosome FFUJ_chr01 sequence CACCCATCGCGGCAGGCGTACGTCGAGGATGCCGAGCCTCAAGGAATCGCACTGGAAGATGTCCCCGATGACCATGACTACGATATTCCAATGGGCGGAACAGGTGTTCCATCTGAAAAGGCTTCAGCAATCCTCAGCCAATTCAATCGCAAGCGCCTCGCAGCAACGATAGCAGTCCCTACCGATGATACTCGAGTCCGCGCAAAGCTTCGGGAGATGGGAGAACCAGTCACTCTATTCGGAGAGGCACTTGTTGATCGTCGGGATCGATTACGGGAGCTTCTTACCATCCAGGCAGAGATGACAGGCTTGGAAAATGGTGATATTACGATGGAGGACGCTGGAGACCAGGAtcaagaggaggagcaggaggaggagttctACTCAAGAGGTGGGCCTGAACTTCTACAGGCGCGGCTAAAGCTTGCTGAATACTCTCTGCCGCGAGCCAAGAAGAGGGTCGAATTTCAGAAAGCCGAATCTACGATTCCGCTACGCACCCAAGTCAAGTTTCGTAAACAAGTCAAGGAGAGATTACAAGCATTCGAACTCCAGGGCAGTCAGACGGTTGGCGAACGTCATGTCAGCATGACTCGCATATCTCCCAACGGCGAGTTGGTCGCTGTAGGCAACTGGGGTGGGCAAGTCAAGCTGGTCGAAATACCAAGCTTGAACCAAAAGACAACCTTCCGCGGCCACACCAACAAGATTAGCGGCTTGTCTTGGTTTCCCGGATCTACCCTGCCAGAACACAACGTTTCGCCCGACGCCGTCAACCTTGCCTCAGGCGGTGCCGAGGGCTCGATTCATTTATGGTCTCTGAACCAAGATACTCCCCTGTCCACACTCGAAGGACATTCACAGCGAGTGTGTCGTATCGAGTTCCATCCATCTGGACGTTATCTGGCCTCTGCTTCTGAGGATACTTCGTGGCGTCTTTGGGATGTCGAAACAACCGCAGAGgttcttcttcaagaaggtcaCTCAAGAGGTGTCTACGCTGTTAGTTTCAACACTGACGGATCCTTACTCGCAAGTGCTGGTCTGGACAGCATAGGTAGAATCTGGGACTTACGTTCCGGACGTACCGTCATGATCCTGGATGGACATCTTGACGGACACATAAAACCCATCCATGCGCTGGACTGGAGCTCTGATGGATACAGGGTACTATCTGGCTCAGCTGATGGCTGGATCAAGTGTTGGGATGTTCGAAAGGTGCAAAGGACAGGCGGTATTGGTGCGCACACCAGTGCCGTCTCTGATATGCGTTGGTTCAAAGGTCTCGACGACCCCCTCACTGGTGTTCCacctggtgttgatgataagGGTGCACAGCTACCTAAAAAGTCGGGCACCTTCTTCATATCAAGCGGTTTTGATAGAAatgtcaagatcttctcggcAGACGACTGGACACTGGTGCAAACACTCAGCGGCCATACAGGCCCAGTTGCCAGCGTCGACTATAGCAGGGACGGCAAGTGGATTGTCAGTGGAGGCCATGATCGCACAGTCAAACTATGGGGTCGCAATGATGGCGAGGGAGTCTAACGTCAGGGCATTGCTGACGAAGAATAGATCTGGGTAGAATAAGACAAACAAAAGCTACTGTGAGATACCCCTAAAATTCATAATAATAGGTAGCcagaataaataaaaaccGAAGAATGACCAGGCAAGCAAGCACCAACAGTCCAACAATCATCCAAAGCCGGCCTTTTCCTATTCATCCAAAGTGGAGAGTTCCTATTGTTTCATCCGTTGAGTTGGGTGTTACTATCACCCATTGGAGGATCATGTGTTCACCCTCCTGTGCTGTGATTAGATAACGCTACCCGAATTCGGCTCTAGTTTGTTGCCCCTGCTGTCAAACGCCAACTTCCTTTAGATCAGGTTCCTTGCAGTGCCGGCTAACTTGGACTTCGCATCACTTTCAACTTCGCATCTACGTGCGTTAATCATTGGCACCCCTTTCTCAGACCCACGCAACCCTCTCCTAGGAGCCATTTCCTTATCAGCGCTACAAGTATCGTTATCCTGATTCAAGACCACTGGCCATGGCGAGTATCGATCGCTACAGGCCTCCCAGGGAAGGGTATCAACCCCCAACCCTACCTGCAAACCCTCGACCTGAGCGCGATTCGAGATCACGATCTCCCCGGCGTCGCGATACCGTTCCTCCAGCAGTTCCAACTCCTCCGCAGCACTCGACACGAACATCTCCCCCCCGACCACAAGCCCGACAACCCCAAGAATCACCAGCCCGATCCGGTGCGCAAACTCCAGTAGCTGTTCTTAACCAATGGAACTTTACGTCGGACGAAGTGCGAA is a genomic window containing:
- a CDS encoding related to U4/U6 small nuclear ribonucleoprotein, with the translated sequence MMHPSRQAYVEDAEPQGIALEDVPDDHDYDIPMGGTGVPSEKASAILSQFNRKRLAATIAVPTDDTRVRAKLREMGEPVTLFGEALVDRRDRLRELLTIQAEMTGLENGDITMEDAGDQDQEEEQEEEFYSRGGPELLQARLKLAEYSLPRAKKRVEFQKAESTIPLRTQVKFRKQVKERLQAFELQGSQTVGERHVSMTRISPNGELVAVGNWGGQVKLVEIPSLNQKTTFRGHTNKISGLSWFPGSTLPEHNVSPDAVNLASGGAEGSIHLWSLNQDTPLSTLEGHSQRVCRIEFHPSGRYLASASEDTSWRLWDVETTAEVLLQEGHSRGVYAVSFNTDGSLLASAGLDSIGRIWDLRSGRTVMILDGHLDGHIKPIHALDWSSDGYRVLSGSADGWIKCWDVRKVQRTGGIGAHTSAVSDMRWFKGLDDPLTGVPPGVDDKGAQLPKKSGTFFISSGFDRNVKIFSADDWTLVQTLSGHTGPVASVDYSRDGKWIVSGGHDRTVKLWGRNDGEGV